The following proteins come from a genomic window of Edaphobacter sp. 4G125:
- a CDS encoding Ig-like domain-containing protein, with protein sequence MGAYEASGSQTPAISTLTLTPSTYYQLRPEPIILTAILRSPSGPVSAPITFLQNDVPLPPVNADATGTATLSLPKLPAGIYRFTASYAGSTSLSSATSMVVYVRVPASQSTLVLTPSPNPTAYNQSVTFTATVTSTASPASPPSGIVAFTEGASILSNQTLVPGTGNTAVATYSTSTLTPGVHSITATFSPTPYFDGDSQTVQVSVTGNSTCGTLVSSTNPGTLGQPITFTASVVNTCGGLAPPTGSVYFSDGAKLIGAVPLTATSGTASAASLSTSSLALGTHTITAAFQLNQSSQTITAALLQVVNLPTSTSITASPNPASLGSSVAITATVKSPSSIPTGTVTILDGAAPIASLPLDAQGNATLNTSALAIGVHSLSATYPGDATHTGSTSAPLLETIQLSPDFTLVLSNPQLTIQTQHHATASVTLSSLNGFADTISLTCGTLPQYVSCSFTPSAPTLASGGSASVSLYVDTNSVPGYAMRLDPTRRSATTLAVLLCPVGLLSFVGLRLRMRSELRLCGLFLAFACIAGMLSGCGGKGASVSVPPVSIPPSATPGTYTIPVTATGMTTGITRTVQLTLTVTP encoded by the coding sequence ATGGGTGCTTACGAAGCCTCAGGCTCCCAGACTCCGGCCATTTCCACCCTTACGCTTACCCCCTCTACCTACTATCAGCTCAGGCCGGAGCCGATTATCCTGACCGCAATTCTGCGCTCGCCCAGCGGCCCCGTCTCCGCTCCCATCACTTTTCTTCAGAATGATGTTCCTCTCCCTCCCGTCAATGCAGACGCAACCGGTACCGCGACGCTCAGCCTCCCCAAGCTCCCGGCAGGCATCTACCGTTTCACAGCAAGCTACGCCGGCTCCACGTCCCTTTCCTCCGCAACAAGCATGGTCGTTTATGTGCGTGTTCCTGCGTCGCAGTCGACCCTTGTTCTCACCCCGTCCCCCAATCCGACTGCTTACAACCAGTCGGTCACCTTTACGGCCACCGTCACCAGCACCGCGTCTCCTGCCTCGCCGCCCTCCGGCATCGTGGCATTCACTGAAGGTGCTTCTATCCTTTCCAACCAGACCCTGGTGCCGGGCACCGGCAACACAGCCGTGGCTACGTATTCCACAAGTACCCTTACTCCAGGCGTTCACAGCATCACCGCCACCTTTTCTCCTACTCCGTACTTCGATGGGGATAGTCAGACTGTGCAGGTAAGCGTCACCGGCAACTCGACATGCGGCACTCTGGTCTCCTCCACCAATCCGGGGACCCTTGGCCAGCCCATCACCTTCACCGCCTCGGTCGTCAACACTTGCGGCGGCCTGGCCCCGCCTACCGGATCGGTGTACTTTAGCGACGGTGCAAAACTAATTGGGGCGGTGCCATTGACCGCAACAAGCGGTACAGCATCAGCCGCGTCCCTTTCTACCAGCAGCCTGGCTCTTGGCACACACACGATCACTGCCGCGTTTCAGCTCAACCAGAGCTCACAAACCATTACCGCCGCCTTGTTACAAGTCGTCAACCTCCCAACCAGTACAAGCATCACAGCTTCACCGAACCCAGCATCCCTCGGAAGCAGCGTCGCCATCACCGCCACTGTGAAAAGTCCCTCTAGCATCCCTACTGGAACTGTTACTATCCTCGATGGTGCCGCACCGATTGCCTCACTCCCTCTCGATGCCCAGGGCAATGCAACACTGAACACATCCGCTCTCGCCATTGGAGTGCACTCACTCAGTGCCACCTATCCTGGCGATGCGACACACACCGGAAGCACGTCAGCACCATTGCTCGAGACCATACAGCTTTCCCCGGACTTTACACTCGTCCTCTCGAACCCGCAGTTGACGATCCAGACCCAGCACCATGCGACCGCTTCGGTCACACTCTCGAGCCTCAATGGCTTCGCCGACACTATCTCGCTCACCTGCGGCACGCTCCCCCAATACGTCAGCTGCAGCTTTACCCCGTCCGCCCCCACACTCGCCTCGGGAGGATCAGCTTCTGTTTCCTTGTACGTGGATACGAATTCCGTTCCCGGCTACGCCATGCGTTTAGATCCCACTCGCCGTTCAGCGACAACCCTGGCGGTTCTGCTCTGTCCAGTCGGATTGCTCTCTTTCGTTGGACTTCGTTTGCGCATGCGATCAGAACTACGTCTCTGCGGCCTCTTCCTCGCATTCGCCTGTATAGCCGGGATGCTTAGCGGCTGCGGAGGCAAAGGCGCTTCAGTCAGTGTTCCACCCGTCAGTATTCCGCCATCGGCGACGCCGGGCACATATACGATACCGGTTACAGCGACTGGCATGACCACCGGAATCACTCGAACCGTGCAGCTGACCCTGACCGTAACGCCGTAG
- a CDS encoding right-handed parallel beta-helix repeat-containing protein produces the protein MNLVTFAPTRACRSFCCARATLVAVRSPLLLAMIVAILLLTGTRALCAQSTIHVPADQPTIQAAIDAAQNGDTVLVAPGTYYENLQIQNKSITVRSDKGAAQTIVDGGKNNVVANINAGIGFNITLDGFTIQNGATSLSPSNGGVVAYGFATIQNNIIRANWGYGITVQGGSVNILNNHIVTTAPNAGQAYCYVYALNGINMVSSTLPGQIAPAQTRISGNLIEGDGTFCSGSGIGVNANSPVLIEDNTVRGTTKGIGVSDLQRTDDNLHVIVRQNLIYNNRYGGLYFDYFPFFGSVPYGVAPVTMVATNNTLYNNLTAGTYYDNTGRGPLAEVVLSDFYSRMALFNNLIIGSSSVSPVINCDSLGGVSGVNRTPPVFDHNNIYNMQTSSSALFLNDCGYPASFIGLNGNISANPLFASSTDLHLGPSSPSVDSANNSAAGIAGTDLDGNPRVRIPKALAIPSSTWVLTKPQAPRLRPFPPLRLPPLPTISSGRSRLS, from the coding sequence ATGAATCTTGTCACATTCGCCCCGACACGGGCCTGCCGGTCGTTTTGCTGTGCCCGCGCGACACTGGTCGCCGTCAGATCTCCGCTGCTCCTTGCCATGATCGTCGCGATTCTTCTCCTGACAGGAACGCGGGCTCTTTGTGCGCAGAGTACGATACATGTTCCGGCAGACCAACCCACCATACAGGCTGCAATCGACGCCGCTCAGAATGGCGACACCGTCCTGGTCGCGCCTGGCACGTACTACGAGAATCTCCAGATTCAGAACAAATCGATCACTGTCCGGAGCGACAAAGGAGCGGCGCAGACGATCGTGGACGGCGGCAAGAACAATGTGGTCGCTAACATCAACGCCGGTATTGGGTTCAACATTACCCTCGACGGCTTCACAATTCAGAATGGAGCCACTTCACTTTCACCCTCTAACGGTGGAGTCGTTGCATACGGCTTTGCCACCATTCAGAACAACATAATCCGCGCGAACTGGGGTTACGGCATCACTGTTCAAGGCGGAAGCGTAAACATCCTCAATAACCATATCGTCACAACCGCTCCAAACGCCGGTCAGGCCTACTGCTATGTCTACGCGCTGAACGGCATCAACATGGTAAGTAGCACGCTCCCTGGTCAGATTGCGCCGGCGCAGACCCGCATCAGCGGCAATCTCATCGAAGGCGATGGTACCTTCTGCTCTGGCTCGGGCATAGGCGTCAACGCTAACAGTCCCGTCCTCATTGAGGACAACACCGTACGTGGAACCACCAAGGGAATCGGTGTCAGCGATCTTCAGCGCACCGATGACAACCTGCACGTTATCGTCCGTCAGAACCTGATCTATAACAATCGCTACGGCGGCCTGTACTTCGACTATTTTCCCTTCTTTGGCTCCGTTCCTTATGGCGTGGCCCCGGTCACCATGGTCGCCACTAACAACACCCTCTACAACAATCTCACTGCTGGTACGTATTACGACAACACAGGCCGCGGCCCACTTGCCGAGGTCGTTCTCAGCGATTTTTACTCGCGGATGGCCTTGTTCAACAATCTCATCATCGGCAGTTCGTCCGTCTCTCCTGTCATCAACTGCGATTCCCTGGGAGGAGTATCTGGCGTCAATCGAACTCCTCCCGTCTTCGACCACAACAACATTTACAACATGCAGACTTCCTCGAGCGCGCTCTTTCTGAACGATTGCGGATACCCCGCATCCTTCATCGGGCTCAATGGCAACATCTCCGCGAATCCCCTCTTTGCCTCCTCTACGGACTTGCACCTGGGCCCCTCATCGCCGTCGGTGGACTCTGCGAACAATTCTGCCGCCGGCATTGCCGGCACTGACCTCGATGGAAACCCACGCGTCAGGATTCCAAAGGCATTGGCTATCCCGTCATCGACATGGGTGCTTACGAAGCCTCAGGCTCCCAGACTCCGGCCATTTCCACCCTTACGCTTACCCCCTCTACCTACTATCAGCTCAGGCCGGAGCCGATTATCCTGA
- a CDS encoding FMN-binding negative transcriptional regulator, with translation MYIPKHHEETRIEVIDGLMRSQPLASLITMGSSGLFASHLPMVLHRTDETRAILRGHLSRANSQWKEFSPEIQALAIFSGPQHYITPGWYPEKAETGKVVPTWNYAVVHAYGPLRIIEDPQWLLTHLHSLTDTHESSQTMPWKVSDAPEDFIAALLRGIVGVELTIERLEGKWKVSQNQTERTRASVVEGLAALNTETSLAMRDLVKGERP, from the coding sequence ATGTACATTCCGAAACACCATGAAGAGACTCGCATTGAGGTGATCGATGGCCTGATGCGGTCGCAACCCCTGGCCTCGCTCATTACCATGGGAAGCTCCGGCCTCTTCGCCTCTCATCTCCCCATGGTGCTTCACCGCACCGACGAAACCCGGGCGATTCTGCGTGGTCACCTCTCCCGTGCCAACAGTCAGTGGAAGGAGTTCTCCCCGGAGATCCAGGCGTTGGCCATCTTCTCCGGCCCGCAGCACTACATCACGCCTGGCTGGTATCCAGAGAAGGCTGAAACCGGCAAGGTGGTTCCTACCTGGAACTATGCCGTGGTCCATGCCTATGGCCCGCTCCGCATCATCGAAGATCCACAGTGGCTCCTCACGCATCTGCATTCGCTCACCGATACGCATGAGTCCTCGCAGACTATGCCATGGAAAGTAAGCGATGCTCCCGAAGATTTCATCGCAGCCCTTCTCCGAGGGATCGTAGGAGTAGAGCTCACCATCGAACGGTTGGAAGGGAAGTGGAAGGTCAGTCAAAACCAGACCGAACGTACCCGCGCTTCCGTAGTCGAAGGGTTGGCAGCCCTCAACACCGAAACCAGCCTCGCCATGCGCGATCTGGTCAAGGGAGAACGCCCCTGA